The following proteins are co-located in the Bacillus pumilus genome:
- a CDS encoding RsbT co-antagonist protein RsbRA: MSNHIVLAFARAHQKELEKEWTDIFKRLGEEETDMMLNDKMYETICSEYVQLILASLSEANAEDFEEKVQSFALKIVQMGVSLKLLAKGLTEIRSHLYQKMNSDKNTEQGSNELIWEIDRFISPVHNEILNHYSISWEKTVNLQKIALQELSAPLIPVFEHITVMPLVGTIDTDRAKKIMENLLNGVVKHRSQVVLIDITGVPVVDTMVAHHIIQASEAVRLVGAKCLLVGIRPEIAQTIVTLGIDLSQVTTKNTLQKGIQTALEMTNRKIVSLEG; encoded by the coding sequence ATGTCGAATCATATCGTGTTAGCTTTTGCGAGAGCACACCAAAAGGAATTAGAAAAAGAATGGACTGACATCTTCAAACGACTCGGAGAAGAAGAAACGGACATGATGCTAAACGATAAAATGTATGAAACGATTTGTTCCGAATATGTCCAGCTTATTCTGGCATCCCTTTCAGAGGCGAATGCTGAGGATTTTGAAGAAAAAGTGCAATCTTTTGCTTTGAAAATTGTACAAATGGGTGTATCACTTAAATTACTGGCAAAAGGGCTAACGGAAATCCGTTCACACTTATATCAAAAAATGAACAGTGACAAAAATACTGAACAAGGAAGTAATGAGCTCATCTGGGAAATTGATCGGTTCATTTCACCTGTTCATAACGAAATATTGAATCACTACTCCATCTCATGGGAGAAAACCGTCAACCTTCAAAAAATTGCGTTACAGGAACTATCTGCTCCGCTGATTCCAGTGTTTGAGCACATCACTGTCATGCCTCTTGTAGGAACAATTGATACAGATCGCGCGAAGAAGATCATGGAGAATCTGTTAAATGGCGTCGTGAAACATCGATCACAGGTGGTCTTAATCGACATTACCGGTGTACCTGTCGTTGATACAATGGTGGCACACCATATCATTCAAGCGTCAGAGGCTGTGAGATTAGTAGGTGCAAAATGCTTATTGGTCGGTATTCGTCCAGAAATCGCCCAAACCATCGTCACTCTTGGAATTGATTTATCTCAAGTTACAACAAAGAATACCCTTCAAAAAGGAATTCAAACTGCTTTAGAAATGACAAATCGAAAAATTGTTTCATTGGAGGGATAA
- a CDS encoding Tex family protein, which translates to MKTSDVLLKQIATELKLSTKQIESVIQLLEDGNTVPFIARYRKEQTGSLDEVQIQTISERYTYIQNVTTRKEEVIRLISEQDKLTDELKQKIEQAHKLQEVEDLYRPFKQKRKTKASVAKAKGLEPLAEYLLKLPNDHIQKQASAFMSEEKEVTSVEEALEGAQHIIAEQLADDPDMRKWIRSETYQKGSLVTSGKDVESDEKNVYEMYYDYQEPIKKIVPHRVLAVNRGEKEGILKAAIEPPAENIRFYLDKQVIKGKQTTARPYIEAAIDDAYKRLIQPSIEREIRKELTEKAEEQAIHIFAENLRKLLLQPPMKGKRVLGVDPAFRTGCKLAVVDDTGKVHHIGVIYPHPPVQKKAEAKQKVKEIIQSSNIEVIAIGNGTASRETEQFIADLIQELDQPVSYLIVNEAGASVYSASALAREEFPDLQVEERSAISIARRLQDPLAELVKIDPKSVGVGQYQHDVSQKQLNSSLTFVVETVVNQVGVNVNTASQALLQYVSGLSKAVAGNIVKRREEIGRFTSRKELKDIPRLGAKTYEQCIGFLRIADGQDPLDRTGIHPESYKETKQFLRMIKMTPDDLGTEQLKEKIAEVKLDEAAEQLEIGPITLQDIIDQLTRPERDPRDEVPKPLLKTDVLKLEDLKLGMELQGTVRNVVDFGAFVDIGVKQDGLVHISKLSNRFVKHPLDVVSVGDIVTVWVDSVDQAKGRVALSMLKPE; encoded by the coding sequence ATGAAGACATCTGACGTTTTATTGAAACAAATTGCAACAGAATTAAAGCTTTCAACGAAACAAATTGAAAGTGTGATCCAGCTATTAGAGGATGGCAACACCGTCCCATTTATTGCTCGTTACCGGAAAGAGCAGACAGGCTCACTGGACGAGGTGCAAATTCAAACCATTTCTGAGCGCTATACATATATCCAAAATGTCACTACCCGAAAAGAAGAAGTCATTCGCTTAATTTCTGAACAAGACAAACTGACTGATGAATTAAAACAGAAAATCGAACAGGCTCATAAGCTGCAAGAGGTCGAAGATTTATATAGACCATTCAAACAAAAGCGTAAAACAAAGGCAAGTGTGGCAAAGGCAAAAGGGCTGGAGCCGCTGGCAGAATATTTGCTCAAGCTGCCGAATGATCATATCCAAAAGCAGGCTTCTGCCTTTATGAGCGAAGAAAAAGAAGTGACAAGTGTAGAAGAAGCACTTGAAGGCGCTCAGCATATTATTGCTGAACAGCTGGCAGATGACCCTGATATGCGAAAATGGATTCGCAGTGAAACGTACCAAAAGGGGAGTCTTGTCACATCAGGAAAAGACGTTGAAAGCGATGAGAAAAACGTTTATGAAATGTATTACGATTATCAAGAGCCGATCAAAAAGATTGTGCCCCATCGTGTACTTGCGGTCAACCGAGGAGAAAAAGAAGGCATTTTGAAAGCAGCCATCGAACCACCTGCTGAAAATATTCGCTTCTATCTCGACAAACAAGTCATAAAGGGCAAGCAAACGACGGCGAGACCGTATATTGAAGCGGCTATTGACGATGCTTACAAACGCCTCATTCAGCCTTCGATTGAACGTGAAATACGAAAAGAGCTGACAGAAAAAGCAGAAGAGCAAGCCATCCATATTTTCGCTGAAAACTTAAGAAAACTGCTGCTTCAGCCGCCGATGAAGGGGAAACGTGTACTAGGAGTGGACCCCGCATTTCGTACAGGCTGTAAATTAGCGGTCGTTGATGATACGGGGAAAGTTCATCATATTGGGGTCATTTACCCGCATCCACCCGTCCAGAAAAAAGCGGAAGCCAAACAAAAAGTAAAAGAGATCATTCAATCATCAAACATTGAAGTCATTGCAATTGGAAACGGAACAGCCTCAAGAGAGACAGAACAATTCATCGCAGACCTGATTCAAGAGTTGGATCAGCCGGTGTCATATTTGATCGTGAATGAAGCAGGGGCAAGTGTTTACTCCGCGTCTGCACTAGCGAGAGAAGAGTTTCCAGACCTGCAAGTGGAAGAAAGAAGTGCCATTTCAATCGCGAGAAGATTACAGGATCCTTTAGCAGAGCTCGTGAAAATTGATCCGAAATCTGTCGGGGTGGGCCAATACCAGCACGATGTGAGTCAAAAGCAATTGAACAGCTCGCTAACCTTCGTTGTGGAGACGGTCGTGAACCAAGTCGGTGTGAACGTCAATACAGCCTCACAGGCGCTGCTGCAGTATGTGTCGGGCCTTTCAAAAGCCGTCGCAGGGAATATCGTCAAGCGCCGCGAAGAGATTGGGAGATTCACAAGCAGAAAAGAACTGAAGGATATCCCAAGACTTGGTGCCAAGACATATGAGCAGTGTATCGGCTTCCTGCGCATAGCAGACGGACAAGATCCACTTGATCGTACAGGCATTCACCCTGAAAGCTATAAAGAAACAAAACAGTTCTTACGCATGATCAAGATGACGCCAGACGATCTTGGAACAGAACAATTAAAAGAGAAAATCGCTGAGGTGAAGCTGGATGAAGCAGCGGAGCAGCTTGAAATTGGTCCAATTACACTTCAGGATATCATCGATCAGCTGACAAGACCTGAGCGTGATCCGCGGGATGAAGTACCAAAACCGCTATTAAAAACAGATGTATTGAAATTGGAGGACTTGAAGCTAGGAATGGAGCTTCAAGGAACGGTGAGAAACGTCGTCGACTTCGGCGCATTCGTCGATATTGGTGTGAAACAGGATGGACTTGTCCATATTTCAAAGCTAAGCAATCGTTTTGTGAAGCATCCGCTTGATGTTGTGTCAGTCGGTGACATTGTGACCGTGTGGGTAGACTCTGTTGACCAGGCAAAAGGCCGCGTTGCCCTCTCCATGCTGAAACCAGAGTAA
- a CDS encoding PP2C family serine/threonine-protein phosphatase, with the protein MKQIEQHEHVNAIIYQSNKEGKSCCGDSFFIKADDEELICAVADGLGSGQFANESSSLVSEIVEEYGHEDVTTLIDRCNQAMKNKRGATVGILKVNFSQQQFTYCSVGNIRFILNAPSGDYIYPLPTSGYLSGKPRKYKTYTYSYEKGSTFIMYSDGLNVPNMRMCLKHSHSVADIATQLETYTQDKKDDLTYVLGQLM; encoded by the coding sequence ATGAAGCAGATCGAACAGCATGAGCATGTGAACGCCATTATCTATCAATCGAATAAAGAAGGGAAATCATGCTGCGGGGACAGTTTTTTTATTAAAGCAGATGATGAAGAACTAATTTGTGCTGTAGCAGACGGATTAGGCAGCGGCCAGTTCGCCAATGAATCATCTTCTTTAGTTAGTGAAATTGTCGAAGAATATGGACATGAGGATGTGACGACCCTCATCGACAGATGCAATCAGGCCATGAAAAATAAACGTGGGGCCACGGTTGGCATATTAAAGGTGAATTTTTCCCAGCAGCAATTTACCTATTGTTCGGTTGGTAATATCCGGTTCATCTTGAATGCACCTTCTGGCGACTATATTTATCCGCTTCCGACATCAGGATACTTATCAGGGAAACCTAGGAAATATAAAACATACACCTATTCCTACGAAAAAGGATCGACATTCATTATGTATTCAGACGGCCTGAATGTGCCAAACATGCGAATGTGTTTAAAGCATAGCCATTCAGTTGCAGATATTGCAACGCAACTTGAAACATACACACAAGACAAAAAGGACGATCTCACCTATGTACTTGGTCAGCTCATGTGA
- the rsbS gene encoding RsbT antagonist protein RsbS, which produces MRNHPKIPILKLYNCLLISIQWELDDQTALHFQEDLLNKIHETGANGVVIDLTSVDMIDSFIAKVLGDVITMSKLMGAKVVLTGIQPAVAVTLIELGISLEEIQTALDLEQGLETLKRELGE; this is translated from the coding sequence GTGAGAAATCACCCGAAGATTCCAATCTTAAAATTATATAATTGTCTTCTTATTTCTATACAATGGGAGCTTGATGACCAAACGGCTCTTCATTTTCAAGAAGATTTACTCAATAAAATTCATGAAACAGGAGCGAACGGCGTTGTCATTGACCTAACATCTGTTGATATGATTGATTCATTTATCGCAAAAGTATTAGGCGATGTCATCACGATGTCAAAGCTCATGGGGGCAAAAGTTGTATTAACAGGAATACAGCCGGCAGTCGCTGTGACACTCATTGAACTTGGTATATCACTGGAAGAAATTCAGACTGCATTAGATCTTGAACAAGGGCTTGAGACATTGAAGCGGGAATTGGGGGAATAG
- a CDS encoding SprT family protein, with translation MNQPQLQQLTEHISQQFFGKEFRHKAVFNDRLKTTGGRYLLGTHDIELNRRYLEEHGRDELIGIIKHELCHYHLHLEGKGYQHRDREFKELLKQVGAPRFCTPLRAVQNRRGAQKRHDYVCTGCGKHFIRKRRFDTSRYVCGVCKGKLTWHRTIDSV, from the coding sequence TTGAACCAGCCGCAATTACAACAGTTAACAGAGCACATTTCTCAGCAGTTCTTTGGTAAGGAATTTCGCCACAAGGCTGTTTTTAATGACCGCTTAAAAACAACAGGCGGGAGATATTTACTTGGTACACATGATATTGAATTGAATCGCCGATATTTAGAGGAGCATGGAAGAGATGAATTGATCGGTATCATCAAGCATGAGTTATGTCACTATCACCTCCATCTCGAAGGGAAGGGCTATCAGCATCGTGATCGCGAGTTTAAAGAGTTATTGAAACAGGTAGGAGCCCCGCGCTTTTGTACACCGTTAAGGGCTGTGCAAAACAGGCGAGGTGCGCAGAAACGCCATGACTACGTTTGTACAGGATGCGGCAAGCATTTTATCAGAAAAAGACGATTTGATACCTCTCGCTATGTCTGCGGCGTCTGCAAAGGAAAATTGACTTGGCACCGTACGATAGATTCAGTGTGA
- a CDS encoding alpha-ketoacid dehydrogenase subunit beta, producing MTREISMSSALNEAIKLAMRRDEDVILMGEDVAGGAHVDHLQDDEAWGGVLGVTKGIVQEFGRERVLDTPISEAGYVGAAMAAASTGLRPIAELMFNDFIGTCLDQVLNQGAKFRYMFGGKAEVPVTIRTTHGAGFRAAAQHSQSLYALFTSIPGLKVVVPSSPYDAKGLLLASIEDQDPVIFFEDKTLYNITGDVPERYYTLPIGKADVKREGSDVTIFAVGKQVHTALEAAEQLSAQGIEAEVIDPRSLSPLDEEAILASVEKTNRLVIVDEANPRCGIAADISSLVADKGFDLLDAPIKKVTAPHTPVPFSPPLEDIYLPTPDKVVSAVLEMIGDNQDKILN from the coding sequence ATGACAAGAGAAATCAGCATGTCTAGTGCATTGAACGAAGCGATCAAACTTGCGATGAGAAGAGATGAGGATGTCATTTTAATGGGGGAAGATGTTGCAGGAGGCGCTCATGTGGATCACTTGCAGGATGATGAAGCATGGGGCGGTGTTCTCGGTGTCACAAAAGGAATCGTTCAGGAGTTTGGACGTGAGCGAGTCCTTGACACGCCGATTAGTGAAGCTGGCTATGTCGGTGCTGCCATGGCAGCTGCTTCAACAGGGCTAAGACCCATTGCGGAACTCATGTTTAATGATTTTATCGGCACCTGTCTGGACCAAGTGCTGAATCAAGGGGCGAAATTCCGATACATGTTTGGCGGAAAAGCGGAGGTGCCCGTCACCATTAGAACAACACATGGGGCGGGTTTTAGAGCAGCCGCTCAGCATTCTCAAAGTTTGTATGCGCTATTTACGAGCATTCCTGGATTGAAAGTGGTTGTGCCTTCCTCGCCATACGATGCCAAAGGTTTACTACTGGCATCAATTGAGGACCAGGACCCTGTCATCTTTTTCGAAGACAAGACGCTGTACAATATCACAGGAGACGTTCCAGAGAGGTATTACACACTGCCGATTGGCAAAGCAGATGTGAAGAGAGAAGGATCAGACGTGACCATCTTTGCAGTAGGCAAACAAGTTCATACAGCACTCGAAGCGGCAGAGCAATTATCAGCTCAAGGTATTGAAGCGGAGGTCATTGATCCGAGAAGCCTGTCGCCACTTGATGAAGAGGCTATTCTGGCTTCGGTAGAAAAAACAAATCGGCTTGTCATTGTGGATGAAGCAAATCCAAGGTGCGGAATTGCCGCAGATATTTCTTCTTTGGTTGCTGATAAAGGATTTGATTTACTCGATGCTCCAATCAAAAAAGTGACGGCTCCTCATACACCGGTTCCGTTTTCACCACCTCTTGAAGATATCTATTTGCCGACACCTGATAAGGTTGTGAGCGCCGTATTAGAAATGATTGGCGATAATCAAGACAAGATATTGAACTAA
- a CDS encoding PP2C family protein-serine/threonine phosphatase yields MDFKEVMEQRYHQLLSRYISDLTETSLYQAQKFSRKTIEHQIPPEEIVSVHRKVIQELYPDLPEDVFHSLDFLIEVMIGYGLAYQEHLTLRGIQQEIKSEIEIAANVQQTLLETKIPEGDTFDIGAISVPAKQMSGDYFHFVTDHHTINIAIADVIGKGIPAALCMSMIKYAMDSLPESGSGPTKVLKTLNRVVEQNVDPSMFITMFYGSYNTETHEFKYASAGHEPGFFYCRKENQFYDLDAKGLVLGIAPDFDYRQYEKHLDIGDMVILFSDGVTESKAEDGFLEREDIKALISEHLSYSAQEMVDAIYASLLKLQDFQLHDDFTLLVLKRKV; encoded by the coding sequence ATGGATTTTAAGGAGGTAATGGAGCAGCGGTATCATCAGCTGCTCAGTCGTTATATAAGTGATCTAACTGAAACATCGCTTTATCAAGCTCAAAAATTCAGCCGAAAAACCATTGAGCATCAAATACCTCCTGAAGAAATAGTGAGTGTTCACCGAAAAGTAATTCAGGAGCTATACCCTGATTTGCCGGAAGATGTCTTTCATTCACTAGACTTCTTAATTGAAGTCATGATTGGGTACGGACTTGCCTACCAGGAACATTTAACACTCAGAGGCATCCAGCAAGAAATTAAATCGGAGATTGAAATTGCTGCAAATGTTCAGCAAACCCTTCTGGAAACGAAAATACCAGAAGGTGACACCTTTGATATTGGGGCCATTAGTGTGCCGGCAAAACAGATGAGTGGAGATTATTTTCACTTTGTCACTGATCACCATACAATCAATATCGCGATCGCAGATGTGATTGGGAAAGGCATCCCGGCTGCGCTCTGTATGTCGATGATTAAGTATGCGATGGATTCCTTGCCGGAGTCAGGGAGCGGCCCAACGAAGGTGCTGAAAACCCTTAATCGTGTTGTCGAACAAAACGTAGACCCAAGCATGTTTATCACGATGTTCTATGGCAGCTATAATACAGAAACACATGAATTTAAATACGCATCGGCTGGTCATGAGCCGGGCTTTTTCTATTGCAGAAAAGAGAACCAATTTTACGATTTAGATGCGAAAGGGCTTGTCCTTGGAATCGCACCAGACTTTGATTACAGGCAGTATGAGAAGCATTTGGATATTGGAGATATGGTCATTTTATTCTCCGATGGTGTAACAGAATCTAAGGCAGAGGACGGTTTCTTAGAGCGGGAGGATATCAAAGCGCTCATATCAGAGCACCTATCTTACTCGGCTCAGGAAATGGTGGATGCCATCTATGCCAGCTTACTCAAACTGCAAGATTTTCAGCTGCATGATGACTTTACATTACTTGTCCTGAAAAGAAAGGTTTAG
- a CDS encoding thiamine pyrophosphate-dependent dehydrogenase E1 component subunit alpha, with amino-acid sequence MEVALTKEKAVWMYQKMLEIRQFEDRVHTLFTKGILPGFVHLYAGEEAVAVGACAHLNEKDTITSTHRGHGHCIAKGCDLKGMMAEIYGKATGLCKGKGGSMHIADFDKGMLGANGIVGGGFPLACGAALTAKYKKTKNVSVCFFGDGANNQGTFHEGINLAAIWKLPVIFIAENNGYGEATPFSYASSCKSIVDRAAGYDIPGIQVDGKDVMAVYQAAEQAIERAKNGEGPTLIECMTYRNYGHFEGDAQRYKINTERTEHQEEKDAIALFKNELLKKQLLTNTEISSIEAAVAEAIDEAVRFSEESKYPDHTELLTDVYVSYQ; translated from the coding sequence ATGGAAGTCGCATTGACAAAAGAAAAAGCGGTATGGATGTATCAAAAAATGCTGGAAATCCGCCAGTTTGAAGATCGAGTACACACACTTTTTACAAAAGGAATCCTGCCAGGCTTTGTCCACCTTTATGCTGGGGAAGAAGCTGTCGCTGTAGGAGCCTGTGCCCACCTGAATGAAAAAGACACCATCACAAGTACACACCGTGGCCACGGGCATTGTATAGCTAAAGGCTGTGATCTAAAAGGAATGATGGCAGAAATTTATGGGAAAGCCACAGGTTTGTGTAAAGGAAAGGGAGGGTCAATGCACATCGCAGATTTTGATAAAGGAATGCTTGGTGCCAATGGAATTGTTGGAGGTGGATTTCCGCTGGCTTGTGGAGCAGCCCTAACAGCTAAATATAAGAAGACAAAAAATGTAAGCGTTTGCTTTTTTGGAGATGGGGCAAACAATCAAGGAACATTTCACGAAGGTATCAATCTCGCAGCCATCTGGAAATTGCCTGTCATTTTCATCGCAGAAAACAATGGCTATGGGGAAGCGACACCATTTTCCTATGCTTCAAGCTGCAAATCAATCGTGGATCGAGCCGCCGGTTATGACATTCCTGGGATTCAAGTAGACGGAAAAGATGTGATGGCAGTTTATCAAGCCGCAGAACAAGCAATTGAACGAGCAAAAAATGGAGAAGGTCCGACATTGATTGAATGCATGACATATCGGAATTATGGTCACTTTGAAGGAGATGCTCAGCGTTACAAAATAAATACGGAAAGAACAGAACACCAAGAAGAGAAAGATGCCATCGCTCTTTTTAAAAATGAATTATTAAAGAAGCAGCTGCTTACGAATACAGAAATATCAAGTATTGAAGCGGCTGTAGCGGAAGCGATAGATGAAGCCGTTAGATTCAGTGAAGAAAGTAAATATCCAGATCATACTGAATTATTGACCGATGTGTATGTTTCGTATCAATAA
- the cmpA gene encoding cortex morphogenetic protein CmpA, translating into MPNWLKNQMQKAFYEKNHYQIKLLNQCWYFYRKKHSVTSRHTPS; encoded by the coding sequence ATGCCCAACTGGCTGAAAAATCAGATGCAGAAAGCATTTTATGAAAAAAATCATTACCAAATCAAATTGCTGAATCAATGCTGGTACTTCTATAGAAAAAAACATTCAGTCACATCAAGGCACACCCCATCCTAA
- the rsbW gene encoding anti-sigma B factor RsbW — MNELVDLIEMKIPAKPEYVGIIRLTLSGVASRMGYAYEEIEDLKIAVSEACTNAVQHAYKGDHGENGEVAVRFLVYEDRLEIIVADKGGSFDFKQKQEGLGPYTSAHTVDQLAEGGLGLYLMQTLMDEVEVQANSGVTVAMTKFLNRERVDHDTTIQNYETN; from the coding sequence ATGAACGAATTAGTAGATCTAATCGAGATGAAAATCCCGGCGAAACCAGAATACGTAGGCATCATTCGTCTGACTCTTTCAGGCGTAGCAAGTCGAATGGGTTATGCCTATGAAGAGATTGAGGACTTAAAAATTGCCGTCAGTGAGGCCTGTACAAATGCAGTTCAGCATGCCTACAAAGGTGATCATGGGGAAAATGGAGAGGTAGCAGTTCGCTTTCTTGTCTATGAGGATCGTCTAGAAATCATTGTCGCTGACAAAGGCGGTAGCTTTGACTTTAAGCAAAAGCAGGAAGGACTAGGGCCTTATACATCTGCTCATACGGTGGATCAATTGGCAGAAGGAGGTCTTGGTTTATATTTGATGCAAACATTAATGGATGAAGTCGAGGTGCAAGCAAACTCCGGAGTTACTGTGGCAATGACAAAGTTTTTAAACAGGGAGCGAGTTGACCATGACACAACCATCCAAAACTATGAAACTAACTAA
- a CDS encoding anti-sigma regulatory factor, whose translation MKDQSCVKILTEWDIVAARQLGRNVAKELGFGTVDQARITTAISELARNIYLYAGKGQICIEEVMERGKRGLKVIAADEGPGIMDIRKVMEDGFSTSGGLGAGLPGVRRLMDDFKLDSTSEEGTEIQAVKWLR comes from the coding sequence ATGAAAGACCAATCCTGTGTGAAAATTTTGACGGAATGGGACATAGTCGCGGCAAGACAACTGGGACGAAATGTTGCAAAAGAACTGGGCTTTGGAACAGTTGACCAAGCAAGAATTACGACGGCCATTTCAGAATTAGCTCGAAACATCTATTTATACGCTGGTAAAGGTCAGATTTGTATAGAAGAAGTGATGGAGCGTGGAAAGCGTGGACTTAAAGTCATCGCAGCCGATGAGGGGCCTGGTATCATGGATATACGCAAAGTGATGGAAGACGGATTTTCTACATCAGGCGGACTCGGAGCAGGTCTTCCGGGAGTGAGAAGACTGATGGATGATTTTAAATTAGATTCTACATCAGAAGAAGGAACGGAGATACAAGCTGTCAAGTGGCTTCGCTAG
- a CDS encoding anti-sigma factor antagonist, producing the protein MNMSVKEHQIDHKTKISVSGEIDVYSAPELRETLMPKAEQGEHLEICLKDVSYMDSTGLGVFVGLFKAAQKAGGTLKLENLSDRLVRLFEITGLKDIIDISAKTEGGVQ; encoded by the coding sequence ATGAATATGTCTGTAAAAGAGCATCAAATAGATCATAAAACGAAAATTAGTGTCAGCGGAGAAATTGATGTGTACTCCGCTCCTGAGCTAAGAGAAACGCTTATGCCTAAAGCAGAGCAAGGAGAGCATCTAGAAATCTGTCTAAAGGATGTTTCTTATATGGATAGCACAGGTTTAGGTGTATTTGTGGGGCTGTTTAAAGCGGCTCAAAAAGCAGGTGGAACATTAAAGCTTGAGAACTTGTCGGATCGGCTTGTGAGGTTGTTTGAAATTACTGGATTAAAGGACATCATTGACATTTCTGCAAAAACAGAGGGTGGGGTACAATGA
- the sigB gene encoding RNA polymerase sigma factor SigB — MTQPSKTMKLTKDEVDRLIQSYQNNQDEQAQLTLVECYTNLVDMLAKKYSKGKSFHEDLRQVGMIGLLGAIKRYDPLVGKSFEAFAIPTIIGEIKRFLRDKTWSVHVPRRIKELGPRIKMAVDHLTTETQKSPKVQEIAEYLDVTEEEVLETMEMGKSYQALSVDQGVEADSEGSTVTILDVVGSQEEGYERVNQKMMLESVLHVLTDREKEIINLTYLQNKSQKETGDLLGISQMHVSRLQRKAVKKLRDALSEDASMELG; from the coding sequence ATGACACAACCATCCAAAACTATGAAACTAACTAAAGATGAAGTGGATCGCCTCATCCAAAGCTATCAAAACAATCAAGACGAGCAGGCGCAGCTCACGCTTGTTGAATGCTATACAAACCTGGTCGATATGCTGGCGAAAAAATATTCCAAAGGCAAAAGCTTTCATGAGGATCTAAGACAAGTTGGAATGATTGGTTTACTCGGCGCAATCAAGCGTTATGACCCGCTTGTCGGTAAATCATTTGAAGCCTTTGCGATTCCAACCATTATCGGGGAAATCAAACGCTTTTTACGTGATAAGACATGGAGTGTCCATGTACCAAGGCGGATTAAAGAGCTCGGACCAAGAATCAAGATGGCAGTTGATCATCTGACAACGGAGACGCAGAAGTCACCTAAAGTACAAGAGATTGCAGAATATCTAGATGTGACAGAAGAAGAAGTACTTGAAACAATGGAGATGGGCAAAAGCTATCAAGCGCTGTCTGTAGACCAAGGCGTAGAGGCTGATTCTGAAGGAAGCACCGTCACCATTTTAGACGTCGTCGGCTCACAGGAAGAGGGCTACGAACGTGTAAACCAAAAAATGATGCTTGAGAGTGTGCTTCATGTTCTGACGGATCGAGAAAAAGAAATTATCAATCTCACTTATTTGCAAAATAAGAGTCAGAAAGAAACAGGCGATTTACTCGGCATATCCCAAATGCATGTATCGAGACTGCAGCGGAAGGCAGTTAAAAAGCTACGAGATGCATTATCAGAAGATGCGTCTATGGAGCTAGGGTAA